A section of the Alkalihalobacillus sp. LMS39 genome encodes:
- a CDS encoding GNAT family N-acetyltransferase, with amino-acid sequence MYRKEVFVFENDTPVKAIVRNYTFDDFDDLYTIQQESFPPPFPSDLLWNKQQILNHVSLFQEGALCVEINGQVIGSMTTLLVSFDPQHPLHTWDEITDNGYIQNHNPHGNTLYVVDIGVRPAYRRLQIGKLLMQSMYDLVIYKNLDRLLGGGRMPGFEKVATEMSADQYVQAVLSGKSKDPVLSFLLRCGRTPVALVPDYLEDEESLNYGLLMEWKNPFKTK; translated from the coding sequence ATGTATAGAAAAGAAGTATTTGTATTTGAAAATGACACTCCTGTTAAAGCGATTGTTCGAAATTATACTTTTGATGATTTTGATGATTTATATACGATACAACAAGAAAGTTTTCCTCCTCCTTTTCCTTCTGATTTGCTATGGAATAAACAACAAATTCTCAACCATGTGTCCCTTTTTCAAGAAGGGGCATTATGTGTTGAAATAAATGGCCAAGTTATCGGGTCAATGACGACCTTACTTGTTTCGTTTGACCCACAACATCCACTTCATACTTGGGATGAAATAACTGATAACGGTTATATTCAAAATCATAACCCACATGGGAACACTCTTTACGTTGTTGATATTGGAGTTAGACCAGCTTATCGTCGACTTCAAATCGGGAAACTGTTAATGCAATCGATGTATGATCTTGTCATATATAAAAACTTAGACCGATTGCTTGGTGGTGGACGAATGCCTGGATTCGAAAAAGTGGCAACAGAAATGTCAGCAGACCAATACGTACAAGCTGTGTTATCAGGAAAAAGTAAAGATCCTGTTCTTTCGTTTTTACTCCGATGTGGACGGACCCCTGTTGCTCTCGTACCCGATTATTTAGAGGATGAAGAATCTTTGAATTATGGCTTATTAATGGAATGGAAAAATCCATTTAAAACGAAATAA
- a CDS encoding alpha/beta-type small acid-soluble spore protein translates to MARNSNQLLVSGVEQALDQMKYEIAQEFGVQLGPDATSRSNGSVGGEITKRLVSQAQQQLFVK, encoded by the coding sequence ATGGCACGAAACAGCAATCAACTTCTAGTTTCAGGTGTGGAACAAGCACTAGACCAAATGAAGTATGAGATCGCGCAAGAATTCGGTGTACAACTTGGTCCAGATGCAACTTCTCGTTCAAATGGTTCTGTTGGAGGAGAAATTACAAAACGTTTAGTTTCTCAAGCTCAACAACAATTATTTGTGAAGTAA
- the pepF gene encoding oligoendopeptidase F, with protein sequence MFFSSREEIPEQEKWNFSDLYESTTEWEQDLQQSLKLAETLKSYDNRISNAQTLFEFLKTQEELSFIFKKVYVYAMLHVDVDTRDTSSQALLDRAKQVSVKINSATSFFMPFLLSLKEETLKGYIAEVAGLQYFEDDLFESYRFKKHVLAKEQEEVLSQLGETLSSPSHTFSMMNNADIKFGKVTNDRGEEVELTRGMYAKLIEDENRVKRKEAYKAYYKPYIQMQNTIASTLASAIKTNVTLSKIRHYPSALHKALFSDNVPTDVYSTLIKTTNDHLNPLHRYVDLRKKWLEVDELRAYDLNAPLVEGVKLEIPYDEAYKKMLESLTPLGEEYVGILKSFKEKRYLDVWETPGKRSGAYNIGVYGVHPFILLNHRNDIDSLFTLTHECGHGMHSYYSSTYQPKISAGYSIFVAEVASTVNEVLLIRHMLQTTTDKKMKKYLLNHFIDSFKGTFFTQVMFSEFEKITHEKAENGEPLNVHVFNETYESIFKKYHGDTLVLDEEVKHGWSRIPHFYRPFYVYKYATGFASAVSIADKLLEGEEKTREQYLTFLKAGSSDYPLELLKTTGVDLKEPNTIEHALSLFDSLVDEFAKL encoded by the coding sequence TTGTTTTTTTCATCCAGGGAAGAAATACCAGAACAAGAGAAGTGGAACTTTAGCGATCTTTATGAATCGACTACAGAATGGGAACAAGATTTGCAACAATCATTAAAGTTAGCAGAAACATTAAAATCGTATGATAATCGTATTTCAAACGCACAAACTTTATTTGAATTTTTAAAAACACAAGAAGAGCTTTCGTTTATTTTTAAAAAGGTTTATGTGTACGCCATGTTACATGTAGATGTAGACACAAGAGATACAAGCTCTCAAGCTTTGTTAGACCGTGCAAAGCAAGTCAGTGTGAAAATTAATTCTGCAACTTCTTTTTTTATGCCATTTCTATTGAGTTTAAAAGAAGAAACATTGAAGGGCTACATTGCAGAGGTAGCTGGCTTACAATATTTTGAAGACGATTTATTTGAATCCTATCGTTTTAAAAAACATGTGTTAGCAAAAGAGCAAGAAGAAGTATTATCTCAATTAGGAGAAACTCTTTCTTCCCCTAGTCATACGTTTAGTATGATGAATAATGCGGATATTAAATTTGGAAAGGTCACAAATGATCGTGGAGAAGAAGTTGAATTAACGAGAGGTATGTATGCAAAATTAATAGAAGATGAAAATCGGGTGAAGCGGAAAGAAGCTTATAAAGCTTATTATAAGCCTTATATTCAAATGCAAAATACGATCGCATCTACATTAGCTTCGGCAATAAAGACAAATGTAACATTGTCTAAAATTCGTCATTATCCATCTGCCCTACACAAGGCCCTTTTCAGTGATAATGTTCCGACAGACGTCTACTCTACGTTAATTAAAACAACAAATGACCATCTAAACCCACTTCATCGTTATGTTGACTTACGAAAAAAGTGGTTAGAAGTGGATGAGTTACGGGCATACGATTTAAATGCACCACTTGTTGAAGGGGTAAAATTAGAAATCCCATATGACGAAGCTTATAAAAAAATGTTAGAAAGTTTAACGCCTTTAGGTGAAGAATATGTTGGCATATTAAAGTCTTTTAAAGAAAAGCGATATCTTGATGTATGGGAAACCCCAGGAAAGCGTTCTGGAGCATACAATATCGGCGTGTATGGTGTACACCCATTTATTTTACTGAATCACAGAAATGACATTGACAGTTTGTTTACGTTAACACATGAATGTGGGCATGGAATGCATTCTTATTACAGCTCTACCTATCAACCCAAAATATCAGCGGGTTATTCCATTTTTGTTGCAGAAGTTGCTTCAACAGTCAATGAGGTATTACTAATTCGTCACATGTTACAAACAACTACTGATAAGAAAATGAAAAAGTATTTACTTAATCATTTTATCGATAGCTTTAAAGGAACATTTTTCACCCAAGTGATGTTTTCAGAATTTGAAAAGATTACCCATGAAAAAGCGGAAAATGGTGAACCACTTAATGTTCATGTCTTTAATGAAACGTATGAATCGATATTTAAAAAATACCATGGAGATACACTTGTATTAGATGAAGAAGTAAAGCATGGATGGTCGAGAATTCCTCACTTTTATCGTCCGTTTTATGTGTATAAATATGCGACAGGTTTTGCATCAGCAGTATCGATTGCGGATAAATTATTGGAAGGAGAAGAAAAAACTCGAGAGCAGTATCTTACTTTTTTAAAGGCTGGAAGTTCTGATTATCCGTTAGAATTATTAAAAACTACTGGTGTTGATTTAAAAGAACCGAACACTATTGAGCATGCGCTTTCTCTTTTTGATTCATTAGTTGATGAATTTGCCAAACTGTAA
- a CDS encoding pirin family protein, whose product MMEKRKIKRAWKVSIKKHTDSHSSGFVIEPGHWEEFDPFLLMAEDYFKRGTFGPHPHRGMETVTYVIDGVLEHEDNKGGAGTLYPGDAQWMTAGKGVIHSEEPAIGETVHSLQLWVNLPSDKKMTEPRYQNLLGKEMPIRVEHGVSVKVFSGSSGDVQSKTQNHVPITMVEINLEKGATFAQDIPPHYNGFIVILAGAGTFGSNGIEGTKGDVLLLERIEGDGHTEVDIVASEPLRILLYAGQPVHEPVVARGPFVMNTEEEIKQAYSDFRNGKFI is encoded by the coding sequence ATGATGGAAAAAAGAAAAATAAAGCGAGCTTGGAAGGTTTCGATAAAAAAACATACCGATAGCCATTCGTCAGGATTCGTCATTGAGCCTGGTCATTGGGAAGAATTTGATCCCTTTCTTTTAATGGCGGAAGATTATTTTAAACGGGGTACATTTGGACCGCATCCTCATCGTGGAATGGAGACTGTTACATATGTTATAGATGGGGTGTTAGAGCATGAAGACAATAAAGGTGGAGCTGGCACCCTTTATCCCGGTGATGCCCAATGGATGACAGCAGGGAAGGGTGTTATTCACTCGGAAGAACCAGCAATTGGTGAAACGGTTCACTCATTGCAGCTTTGGGTAAATTTGCCGAGTGATAAAAAAATGACAGAACCACGATATCAAAATTTACTTGGAAAAGAAATGCCGATAAGAGTTGAACATGGTGTGAGTGTAAAAGTATTTTCAGGAAGCTCTGGAGATGTTCAATCAAAGACACAAAACCATGTGCCAATTACAATGGTTGAAATCAATTTAGAAAAAGGAGCTACATTCGCACAAGATATTCCTCCACATTATAATGGATTTATAGTTATTCTCGCAGGAGCAGGTACTTTTGGCTCAAATGGAATCGAAGGCACGAAAGGGGATGTTTTGCTTCTTGAGCGAATAGAAGGAGACGGACATACAGAAGTAGATATAGTGGCATCAGAACCATTGCGAATTTTGTTGTATGCTGGACAACCAGTTCACGAACCAGTTGTCGCTAGAGGGCCGTTTGTTATGAATACAGAAGAAGAGATTAAACAAGCATATTCTGATTTCCGAAATGGTAAATTTATATAA
- a CDS encoding nitroreductase family protein, protein MSSQTTHKNLSVQEAIESRHSVRKFKEETLMKDDIEEIIQLTKLAPSAWNLQPWRFHAVMDKKMKQELQEAAYGQTQVTSAPCVILVVSDMEDVISHIEETIHPGVPDDKKKKKLRIYRHFLVP, encoded by the coding sequence ATGAGCAGTCAAACGACTCATAAAAATTTATCTGTTCAAGAAGCGATTGAATCAAGGCATAGTGTTAGAAAATTTAAGGAAGAAACATTAATGAAAGATGATATTGAGGAAATTATACAGTTAACCAAATTAGCCCCGAGTGCCTGGAATCTTCAACCATGGCGTTTTCATGCCGTTATGGACAAAAAGATGAAACAAGAGTTACAGGAAGCGGCTTATGGTCAAACTCAAGTTACCTCTGCTCCTTGTGTCATATTAGTTGTTAGTGATATGGAAGATGTGATTTCCCATATTGAAGAAACGATTCATCCTGGAGTACCAGATGACAAGAAAAAGAAGAAATTGCGAATTTATCGGCATTTTTTGGTTCCATGA
- a CDS encoding alpha/beta-type small acid-soluble spore protein translates to MARNSNQLLVSGVEQALDQMKYEIAQEFGVQLGADATSRANGSVGGEITKRLVSQAQQQLFGR, encoded by the coding sequence ATGGCACGAAATAGCAATCAACTTCTAGTTTCAGGTGTAGAGCAAGCACTAGATCAAATGAAGTATGAAATCGCACAGGAATTCGGTGTACAACTTGGTGCAGATGCAACTTCTCGCGCTAATGGTTCAGTAGGTGGAGAAATTACAAAGCGCTTAGTTTCCCAAGCTCAGCAACAATTATTCGGAAGATAA
- a CDS encoding nitroreductase family protein, producing the protein MTVEERGQWGLAQTNIALGFLLLAAEGLGYSSVPMLGFDQLKIKSLLQLKEHEKICALVPIGHKAEEGYPHHRHSLERITVFH; encoded by the coding sequence ATGACTGTAGAAGAAAGAGGCCAGTGGGGACTGGCGCAAACTAACATTGCACTTGGGTTTTTATTACTGGCAGCGGAAGGTCTTGGTTATTCCTCAGTACCAATGTTAGGGTTTGACCAACTTAAAATAAAAAGCTTGTTGCAACTAAAAGAACATGAAAAAATTTGTGCGTTGGTCCCGATTGGTCATAAAGCCGAAGAAGGGTATCCGCATCATCGTCATTCACTAGAAAGAATAACTGTATTTCACTAA
- a CDS encoding spore germination protein, translating into MSIYRKILSSMVAKKNKDKTKSNFTPGELIAEGESQTQIKPNLQENKDRFTSLFHQSFDFYQEPIQIGKQTGLAIYMKTMVDLSRISQDVKQSLTLSSLNQCSIESKEELTAFQKEYFSSHFSTILQYEHEVVWHILSGYIVLFVENVNFCIAVHVANDEKRAIEKSDIQTIIRGPQDSFTESLLTNMSLVRKRIKNPNLVFEQFIVGHETRTDICVSYISNIANEEIVNEVKRRISSIKMNAILDSGQIEDWITDKTLTPFPLTYHSERPDAIASKLIGGKIVIFVDGSPFVTSVPVVFADFFQASEDYYQHFMMSSFIRILRYIAFCIAIGLPGLYIGLTSFHHELIPTNLLISMQAQREGVPFPAFIELLLMEITFEILREAGVRMPRVVGQTVSIVGALVIGQAAVEAGIVSNVLVIVVALTAMATFVSPIYSFANSARLLRFGIILVSAGFGIFGTLFCLLITVIHLVSLRSFGVPYLAAIAPFIVEDNKDVFVRFPIKTLKERPKYLNTKTSMTQSNKGEKLQ; encoded by the coding sequence TTGAGTATTTATCGAAAAATATTATCTTCCATGGTGGCAAAAAAAAATAAAGATAAAACGAAATCAAATTTCACACCGGGCGAACTTATTGCTGAAGGGGAAAGTCAAACCCAAATCAAACCGAATTTACAAGAAAATAAAGACCGGTTTACATCACTTTTTCACCAAAGTTTTGATTTCTATCAGGAGCCCATTCAAATCGGGAAACAAACCGGACTAGCTATCTATATGAAGACGATGGTTGATTTAAGCCGAATTTCACAAGATGTTAAGCAGTCATTAACTCTTTCCTCGTTAAATCAATGTTCTATTGAATCGAAAGAAGAGTTAACAGCATTTCAAAAAGAATATTTTTCAAGTCATTTCTCAACGATTCTACAATATGAACATGAAGTCGTTTGGCATATTTTATCAGGATATATTGTACTTTTCGTGGAAAATGTGAATTTTTGTATAGCCGTACATGTAGCTAATGATGAAAAAAGGGCTATTGAAAAGTCGGATATTCAAACAATTATTCGAGGGCCACAAGATAGCTTTACGGAATCATTGTTAACGAATATGTCACTTGTTCGAAAAAGAATAAAAAATCCAAATCTTGTGTTTGAGCAATTTATTGTTGGACATGAGACAAGAACAGATATTTGTGTTAGTTATATTTCCAATATTGCTAATGAAGAAATTGTGAATGAAGTAAAAAGAAGGATTTCTTCTATTAAAATGAATGCAATCTTAGATTCAGGTCAAATAGAAGATTGGATAACAGATAAAACATTAACGCCCTTTCCACTTACATACCATAGTGAGCGTCCGGATGCAATTGCCTCTAAATTAATAGGTGGAAAAATAGTCATATTTGTTGATGGGAGTCCTTTTGTGACCTCGGTCCCTGTCGTGTTCGCAGATTTTTTTCAAGCGAGTGAAGATTATTATCAACATTTTATGATGAGTTCATTTATTCGGATTTTGCGATACATTGCTTTTTGTATTGCGATAGGTCTCCCTGGTCTTTATATTGGGTTAACGTCTTTTCATCATGAATTAATTCCAACGAATTTATTGATTAGTATGCAAGCGCAACGTGAGGGAGTTCCATTTCCAGCATTTATTGAATTATTATTAATGGAAATAACCTTTGAAATTTTGCGTGAAGCTGGAGTGCGGATGCCGAGAGTCGTTGGACAAACGGTATCGATTGTTGGAGCGCTTGTTATTGGTCAAGCTGCGGTAGAGGCTGGGATTGTATCGAATGTTCTCGTTATTGTCGTTGCATTAACGGCAATGGCGACCTTTGTATCGCCGATTTATTCGTTTGCTAATTCAGCGAGATTATTACGGTTTGGCATTATTCTAGTCTCAGCAGGTTTTGGAATATTTGGAACATTATTTTGTTTATTAATTACCGTCATTCATTTAGTTAGCTTACGTTCGTTTGGTGTCCCATATTTAGCTGCAATCGCACCATTTATCGTAGAAGATAATAAAGATGTGTTCGTGCGGTTCCCGATAAAAACATTAAAGGAAAGACCTAAATATTTAAATACTAAAACATCAATGACCCAATCAAACAAAGGAGAAAAATTACAATAA
- a CDS encoding endospore germination permease, producing the protein MREQISLWQYFVLMTAFTIGTTIIVGAGQEAKQDLWIAEIIAISTGVLLFLFYYFISRMAGGKGLYGIIDFVFGKKIGKLIAYSYLLYFSYLALRVLRDFCELIVTTILPKTPIEIISIFMTVIIAYVLFHGLEVFARTTEIFIPYFFILIIGLGVLLLLTGVLEFKKMLPIFSEGFAPILEAVYPTMIVFPYGELVAFLVFIGLTTNFKYVGKVSVAAILLSGLLITYAEMLQILALGVDIRNRANFPLLVAAREVELLEFIERVDIFIVFILLIGIFVKIGVFFYAALKGAEYVFNKPYRTFLLPFSLVLPLFSILIAENIVEHYEEGLEIVPYFFHLPFQFGIPLFLFLVLFVKNRMKSQKGKGLSA; encoded by the coding sequence ATGAGAGAACAAATTTCGTTGTGGCAGTATTTTGTTTTAATGACGGCGTTTACGATAGGGACAACGATAATCGTTGGAGCGGGACAAGAAGCAAAACAGGACCTGTGGATCGCCGAAATTATTGCAATTTCTACCGGAGTGCTTCTTTTCCTATTTTATTATTTCATTAGTCGAATGGCAGGGGGCAAAGGCTTATACGGCATTATTGATTTTGTTTTTGGTAAAAAGATTGGAAAGCTCATTGCCTACAGTTATCTTTTATACTTTTCTTATCTTGCGTTACGAGTGCTTCGGGATTTTTGTGAACTTATTGTTACGACAATTCTTCCAAAAACGCCGATTGAAATCATTTCAATTTTTATGACGGTTATTATTGCTTATGTGTTATTTCACGGGCTTGAGGTGTTTGCAAGAACGACAGAAATTTTCATTCCGTATTTTTTTATACTAATTATCGGATTGGGAGTTTTACTATTGCTCACTGGAGTACTTGAATTTAAGAAAATGCTACCAATTTTTTCTGAAGGATTTGCACCGATTCTTGAAGCGGTTTATCCAACGATGATTGTATTCCCTTATGGGGAACTAGTGGCATTTTTAGTTTTTATAGGATTGACTACAAATTTTAAGTATGTCGGTAAGGTTAGTGTGGCTGCGATTTTATTAAGTGGATTACTTATTACATATGCGGAAATGCTTCAAATTCTAGCCCTTGGTGTGGATATACGGAATCGTGCGAATTTCCCTCTTCTAGTTGCTGCACGGGAAGTAGAATTACTAGAGTTTATTGAGCGAGTCGACATCTTCATTGTTTTCATTTTGTTAATTGGTATTTTTGTCAAAATTGGTGTGTTTTTTTATGCAGCATTAAAAGGGGCTGAATATGTATTTAATAAACCATACCGAACCTTTTTACTTCCATTTTCGCTAGTATTACCTTTGTTTTCTATTTTAATTGCAGAGAACATTGTAGAGCATTATGAAGAAGGTCTTGAGATCGTTCCATATTTTTTTCATCTTCCTTTTCAGTTTGGTATTCCTCTTTTCCTTTTTCTCGTATTGTTTGTTAAAAATAGGATGAAAAGTCAGAAAGGTAAGGGGTTGAGCGCTTGA
- a CDS encoding Ger(x)C family spore germination protein — protein sequence MKANYFVISLMVLCCLCGCWDRQELNEVSIVAGIAIDKGENGHYLATIEVINSSELSMQTAQGDTAAILFSIEGETLAELAHKMNVGITRTPIYGHMQTLVVSEDVAREGVAPFLQFLERNIEFRNDFNMLVANGVQAKDIIGTTYPIQEVPSVKLNTQVETMITEWGGDPDVRLTDFISAVSSSGRHPIMGTVTIEGDEKKGKSVENNKKVDLDAIVVLNGMALFEDDKLQGFLTVEETRNYLWTQDLTYTTLSVPCENDKERYLGVRVSQSTTNIKVNVKNNTPEIFIDLIVETELESSQCNDVVDDLDTFKSYEKQIGQEIKDKVEGTVQKVQEQYGIDVFGFGEDLYRQKPKDFKSMEDNWDEFFKKAHIHVEPTVYLRRFGMRTKDFIKDIEE from the coding sequence ATGAAAGCAAACTATTTCGTTATTTCATTAATGGTTCTTTGTTGTTTATGTGGTTGTTGGGACCGCCAAGAATTAAATGAAGTATCCATTGTTGCTGGAATTGCAATTGATAAAGGAGAAAATGGCCATTATCTTGCTACAATAGAAGTGATTAATTCCAGTGAATTATCGATGCAAACGGCACAAGGAGATACAGCTGCTATCTTATTTTCAATTGAAGGAGAAACGTTAGCTGAATTAGCTCATAAAATGAATGTTGGCATTACACGAACACCGATTTATGGGCATATGCAAACATTAGTGGTGAGTGAAGATGTGGCGAGAGAAGGAGTAGCTCCTTTTCTGCAATTTTTAGAACGTAATATTGAGTTCAGAAATGACTTTAATATGCTTGTGGCCAATGGGGTCCAAGCAAAAGACATTATTGGGACAACATACCCAATACAAGAAGTTCCATCTGTTAAATTAAACACTCAAGTGGAAACTATGATTACAGAGTGGGGGGGAGATCCGGATGTACGCTTAACCGATTTTATTTCAGCAGTAAGCTCATCGGGAAGACATCCAATAATGGGAACAGTTACAATTGAAGGTGATGAAAAAAAAGGAAAATCAGTTGAAAATAATAAAAAAGTTGACTTAGATGCCATCGTTGTATTAAATGGGATGGCCCTTTTTGAAGATGATAAATTACAGGGTTTTCTTACGGTGGAGGAGACGCGAAATTATTTATGGACACAAGATTTAACATATACGACATTAAGTGTTCCATGTGAAAACGACAAAGAACGCTATTTAGGAGTACGAGTGAGTCAGTCAACGACAAACATAAAAGTAAATGTGAAAAATAATACTCCAGAAATTTTCATTGACCTTATTGTTGAAACTGAATTAGAATCTAGCCAATGTAATGACGTTGTTGATGATTTAGACACATTCAAATCATATGAAAAACAAATTGGTCAAGAAATAAAAGATAAAGTTGAAGGAACTGTACAAAAAGTACAGGAGCAATATGGAATTGATGTATTTGGTTTTGGTGAAGATTTGTATAGGCAAAAACCGAAAGATTTCAAAAGTATGGAAGATAATTGGGATGAGTTTTTTAAAAAAGCTCATATTCATGTGGAACCGACTGTTTATTTACGAAGGTTCGGTATGAGAACGAAAGACTTTATTAAGGATATTGAGGAATAA
- a CDS encoding carbon-nitrogen hydrolase family protein, producing MKLRVSAVQYHLHSIATFEEFENQVTHYVKTAAEFNSDFILFPEFITTQLMSIPHANQVAPAISQLPQYTQWYYTLFTKLAMETGMHIIGGTHVIEEQGRLYNVAHLFYPDGRIGKQPKLHITPTEVEEWNITPGEGLQVFQTDKGTIAVLTCYDIEFPEIVRMAKAMGADVIFCPSCTDDSHGFYRVRYSCQARTIENQVYVVTTGTVGALPTVDFMRANYGQAAILTPNDVPFPQKGIMMEGDINNDMIITSDLDLQLLYEVREKGSVTTWRDRRVDLYPDWEKLTKKNELIGL from the coding sequence ATGAAATTACGTGTGTCAGCTGTACAATATCACCTACATTCAATTGCTACTTTTGAAGAGTTTGAAAACCAAGTAACCCACTATGTTAAGACGGCTGCTGAATTTAATTCAGACTTTATCCTTTTCCCGGAATTTATTACGACCCAACTTATGTCCATCCCACATGCGAATCAAGTAGCTCCTGCGATTTCGCAATTACCACAATATACTCAATGGTATTATACTCTGTTTACAAAGTTAGCGATGGAAACGGGTATGCATATTATCGGTGGTACTCATGTCATTGAGGAACAAGGCCGTTTATATAATGTTGCTCATTTATTTTATCCTGATGGTAGAATTGGAAAGCAACCAAAGTTGCATATTACTCCAACAGAAGTAGAGGAATGGAATATTACTCCTGGTGAAGGATTACAAGTGTTTCAAACAGATAAAGGCACAATTGCAGTGTTAACATGTTATGATATCGAATTTCCTGAAATTGTGAGAATGGCGAAAGCGATGGGAGCAGATGTTATTTTTTGTCCTTCTTGCACTGATGATTCTCATGGGTTTTATCGTGTGCGTTATTCTTGCCAAGCTAGAACGATTGAAAACCAAGTATATGTAGTGACAACAGGAACAGTAGGTGCCTTGCCAACGGTAGACTTTATGCGAGCGAATTACGGTCAGGCTGCCATTTTAACTCCTAATGATGTCCCTTTCCCTCAAAAAGGAATTATGATGGAAGGCGATATTAATAATGATATGATTATTACATCCGATTTGGATTTACAGCTATTATATGAAGTTAGGGAAAAAGGGTCTGTTACAACGTGGCGTGACCGTAGAGTCGATTTATATCCTGATTGGGAGAAATTAACGAAAAAAAATGAACTAATTGGTTTATAA